A window of the Harmonia axyridis chromosome 5, icHarAxyr1.1, whole genome shotgun sequence genome harbors these coding sequences:
- the LOC123681081 gene encoding sugar transporter ERD6-like 7 → MNSDDISINTTHFGKSTKTVQYAATISVCFAALSAGTVLAWSSPAISELGIPKSLNSTTEDDIMKNITRNGIRLTKKEEALLGSVLNLGALIYAIPTGYIADKWGRKMAIYLSAFSFLLGWFLIVIAKNVTTLLIARFFSGMGLGAICVVAPMYVGEIAENSLRATLSSYFQIFLSLGIFVTFVVGAITDYVTMSLILAIFPIILLITFPLMPESHVHLVKVRKINEAEKSLIRFRGNKRGYDINGEMEIIRQEVKKSSNNSGSITDIVSNKPNRNAMVAVLGMLIFQQMCGINAITFYTEQIFAEADAGVDPSLGAIIMGALQFVGGYLGMVLIEKAGRKFFLILSSIGMMLGLCVLSVFFHFQHLKYNVSSFEFIPVICAALFILSFTMAYGSIPYMMMHELLSPEIRAIGSGIAIVACWVTSFLITYAFPLALVSIGNYMTFYILTAVNALAIIFVIFFVPETRGRTLIEIQEVLANQ, encoded by the coding sequence tttgctTCGCAGCACTCAGTGCTGGAACGGTGCTCGCATGGTCATCTCCAGCCATTAGCGAATTGGGAATTCCAAAATCGCTCAACTCAACGACAGAAGACGATATCATGAAAAACATCACAAGGAATGGGATACGATTGACGAAAAAGGAAGAAGCTCTGCTTGGCTCTGTTCTGAATTTAGGAGCACTGATTTACGCCATTCCTACTGGTTACATCGCCGATAAATGGGGAAGAAAAATGGCTATTTACCTGTCAGCCTTCTCCTTTCTTTTAGGGTGGTTCCTCATTGTTATTGCGAAAAATGTTACGACACTTTTGATAGCGAGATTTTTTAGTGGCATGGGTTTAGGTGCAATATGCGTTGTGGCACCCATGTATGTAGGGGAAATTGCTGAAAACTCCCTAAGAGCTACATTGTCatcatattttcaaatatttctcagTCTTGGCATTTTCGTAACTTTTGTTGTAGGTGCAATAACGGATTATGTGACGATGTCCCTTATCCTTGCCATTTTCCCAATAATTCTACTTATAACTTTTCCGTTGATGCCAGAATCTCACGTTCATTTGGTCAAAGTTAGAAAAATTAACGAAGCTGAAAAAAGTCTCATTCGGTTCAGAGGAAATAAGCGAGGTTATGATATAAATGGTGAGATGGAAATCATAAGACAAGAAGTGAAGAAGAGTTCCAACAATTCGGGTAGTATTACAGACATAGTTTCTAACAAACCTAACAGAAACGCTATGGTTGCTGTTTTAGGAATGTTGATTTTCCAGCAAATGTGTGGAATAAATGCTATCACTTTTTATACAGAACAAATTTTTGCTGAAGCAGATGCTGGTGTCGATCCCAGTCTTGGAGCTATCATAATGGGTGCTCTCCAATTTGTTGGAGGCTATTTAGGGATGGTCCTTATAGAGAAAGCTGGTAGAAAGTTTTTCCTTATACTATCTTCCATTGGCATGATGCTTGGCCTTTGTGTTCTTTCCGTGTtctttcactttcaacacttgaAATACAATGTTTCAAGTTTTGAATTCATACCGGTAATTTGTGCTGCATTGTTCATACTATCGTTTACAATGGCTTACGGATCCATCCCGTATATGATGATGCATGAATTGCTGTCTCCGGAAATTAGGGCAATAGGAAGTGGAATTGCTATTGTTGCATGTTGGGTTACTTCCTTTCTTATTACTTATGCTTTTCCTTTGGCTTTAGtatcaattggaaattatatgaCATTTTATATACTGACTGCAGTAAATGCATTGGCgataatttttgtaatatttttcgtgCCAGAGACAAGAGGAAGAACATTAATTGAAATACAAGAAGTATTAGCAAACCAATGA
- the LOC123680879 gene encoding uncharacterized protein LOC123680879, with the protein MTVKERLDYIIQSKRCHNCLGPHRTSSCLSKVTCFKCRKYHHTTLHIFTTGSQSRGTNNKGDQSNWRTTAATFRPQQSTQSESTQFTTQRNISNNGQNSSNMQMVRNETIGTINGNNAYITTGNRESPKRQLHSVALLATAYVRVKSRNGTLQTIRCLIDPGSEASFISTNAVQILKLQKHKNEAQIIGIGQSQSGSSQHMVFCEVRPRFQSSFMINAALHVLPRISNSIPKEKIHNSLITEWNDIQFADPHFSNPGPIDMLLGVDIYKDIILDGVRRSNNGITAQNSEIGWLLYGNVKNISPSLKITSLTITINDEQSLSRFWELEEAADERRCSPEHELCERHYQSTHTRNRDGSYTVRLPFKSDAENLGLSKKQAVARLLQIERKFETNPSMEQNYKEFIREYIKLGHMKTAEAQPLNGIHVFLPHQCVIKADSTTTSTRVVFDGSAKTSTGYSLNDILHSGPKIQQDLTDILIRWRKHRVALTADIEKMYRQIKIAEEDQPYHKIVWRFSKDEPMFVNDLPLHVMMYSAMLAHIKIVLFADDTSFIISASSLIELTARCELLVRCFTDWCFRNSIILNVNKTDLL; encoded by the coding sequence ATGACCGTGAAGGAAAGACTAGACTACATAATTCAAAGCAAAAGATGTCACAATTGTCTAGGACCACACCGAACAAGTTCTTGTTTAAGCAAAGTAACGTGTTTCAAATGCAGGAAGTATCATCATACAACACTTCACATATTTACTACTGGCAGCCAAAGTCGTGGAACAAACAACAAGGGTGATCAATCAAACTGGAGAACTACAGCAGCCACTTTTCGCCCACAACAGAGTACCCAATCCGAATCGACACAATTTACAACACAAAGGAACATCAGCAACAATGGACAAAATAGTTCCAATATGCAAATGGTACGAAACGAAACCATAGGGACGATCAACGGAAATAATGCCTATATCACTACAGGAAATAGAGAATCTCCGAAAAGGCAATTGCATTCGGTTGCACTGCTTGCTACAGCATACGTCAGAGTTAAATCAAGAAATGGGACACTACAAACAATACGATGTCTAATTGACCCAGGATCTGAAGCATCGTTCATATCAACGAACGCGGTGCAGATACTCAAGTTACAGAAACACAAGAACGAAGCACAAATCATTGGCATAGGTCAGTCTCAATCAGGGTCATCGCAACACATGGTATTCTGCGAGGTCAGACCAAGATTCCAGAGTTCATTTATGATAAACGCAGCGTTGCATGTACTTCCACGAATTTCCAACTCAATTCCGAAAGAAAAAATTCACAACAGTCTCATTACGGAATGGAATGATATACAATTCGCCGATCCACATTTCTCAAATCCTGGACCAATCGACATGCTTTTAGGAGTTGATATATACAAAGATATCATTTTGGATGGAGTAAGAAGATCAAACAATGGGATAACAGCGCAAAATAGCGAAATTGGATGGTTACTATACGGAAATGTGAAGAATATAAGTCCATCACTTAAGATAACTAGTTTAACTATCACTATCAATGATGAGCAGTCACTATCAAGATTTTGGGAATTGGAAGAAGCTGCAGACGAACGACGCTGTTCACCTGAGCATGAGCTTTGTGAGAGACATTACCAAAGCACTCATACACGAAATCGAGATGGATCATACACAGTCAGACTTCCCTTCAAAAGTGATGCTGAAAATTTGGGATTGTCCAAAAAACAAGCGGTAGCGCGCCTGCTGCAAATCGAGAGGAAATTCGAAACCAATCCAAGCATGGAACAGAACTACAAGGAATTCATACGCGAATACATAAAATTAGGTCACATGAAAACAGCAGAAGCTCAACCCCTCAATGGCATTCACGTTTTTCTACCACATCAGTGCGTCATAAAGGCAGACAGCACTACTACTTCCACAAGAGTTGTTTTCGATGGATCGGCAAAAACAAGCACAGGATATAGTCTAAACGATATTTTACACTCAGGTCCTAAGATACAACAGGATCTCACTGACATTCTCATCAGATGGAGAAAACATCGAGTCGCCCTCACTGCCGATATCGAAAAGATGTACAGGCAAATCAAAATAGCCGAGGAAGATCAACCATACCACAAAATAGTCTGGAGATTCTCAAAGGATGAACCAATGTTCGTCAATGATCTTCCTCTTCACGTCATGATGTATTCAGCAATGTTGGCCCATATCAAGATAGTTTTGTTTGCTGACGATACATCCTTTATAATTTCCGCATCAAGTCTGATTGAACTCACAGCCAGGTGTGAACTTTTGGTGCGGTGTTTCACTGATTGGTGTTTTCGTAACTCGATAATTCTGAATGTCAATAAAACCGATCTTTTGTAG